Proteins encoded by one window of Vicia villosa cultivar HV-30 ecotype Madison, WI unplaced genomic scaffold, Vvil1.0 ctg.001514F_1_1, whole genome shotgun sequence:
- the LOC131635602 gene encoding probable cyclic nucleotide-gated ion channel 20, chloroplastic, producing MDEVVTQRTETRPLRGAGNSSLPNFIRRWNRLLAIFCLVSIFIDPLFFFTIHVNKETKCIPINWVIAKALVGMRSITDFVFLLNILLQFWLAYVSPKSRVVEGLTKIALKYFKGYFLIDLCVVIPLPQILFLFLLPNPSKSDGEQHAKKLLIILILVQYILRLFRFLPLLIGQSPSGFIFKSAWASFIINLLFFMLFSHIVGSCWYLFALQRVDQCLIEACHLADLPLCKALIDCNSNFPAISAAWGADLGAGNCFNVTSGDFSYGIYGNALPLTVQASVTGKYIYSLFWGFQQLSTLARNLTPNHFAWEVMFTMSIIGLGLSLFAVLIANIHNFLQGLARRRLEMQLRSRDVEHWMGRRGLSEDLRRRIREAEQNAWEETRGVPDEMILRNLPEGLVSDIRQFQENADHSV from the exons ATGGATGAAGTTGTCACACAAAGAACAGAGACCCGTCCGCTCCGTGGTGCAGGGAACAGTAGCTTGCCAAACTTCATAAGGAGATGGAACAGGCTTTTAGCCATCTTTTGCTTGGTTTCAATATTTATTGATCCTTTGTTTTTCTTCACTATTCATGTGAACAAG GAAACCAAATGTATTCCTATAAACTGGGTAATAGCAAAAGCTCTGGTTGGAATGAGAAGCATAACCGACTTTGTATTTTTACTAAACATTCTTCTTCAG TTTTGGTTGGCATATGTTTCTCCCAAGTCTAGGGTGGTTGAGGGTCTTACAAAAATAGCTCTTAAATACTTTAAGGGTTATTTTCTCATTGACTTATGTGTTGTGATACCTCTTCCGCAG ATATTATTCTTATTTCTCCTGCCAAATCCCTCCAAGTCAGATGGAGAACAACATGCAAAGAAGCTTCTTATCATATTGATCCTTGTCCAGTATATTCTCCGGCTGTTCAGATTTCTACCTCTGCTGATTGGCCAGTCTCCATctggttttatatttaagtctgcTTGGGCCAGTTTCATCATAAATCTTctctttttcatgctatttagCCATATCGTTGGTTCATGCTGGTACCTCTTTGCTCTACAG AGGGTTGACCAGTGTTTGATAGAAGCCTGCCACCTTGCCGATCTACCTTTATGCAAGGCATTGATAGACTGTAATTCTAATTTTCCGGCTATATCCGCTGCATGGGGAGCTGATTTAGGTGCAGGAAATTGTTTTAACGTCACATCTGGTGATTTTTCGTACGGAATATATGGGAATGCTCTACCGCTGACCGTACAAGCCAGTGTGACCGGCAAATATATCTATTCCCTCTTTTGGGGATTTCAG CAACTTAGCACCCTGGCAAGAAATCTGACCCCCAACCATTTTGCGTGGGAGGTCATGTTCACCATGTCCATCATTGGATTGGGACTCTCCCTTTTCGCAGTCCTCATTGCAAACATTCATAATTTTCTCCAAGGTCTCGCACGAAG GAGGCTCGAGATGCAGCTCCGAAGCCGTGACGTGGAGCATTGGATGGGCCGTCGTGGCTTATCTGAAGATCTCAGAAG GAGAATTAGAGAAGCCGAACAGAATGCTTGGGAAGAAACACGAGGTGTTCCGGATGAAATGATTCTCCGGAACTTGCCAGAGGGACTCGTGAGTGACATACGTCAGTTCCAAGAGAATGCCGATCATTCTGTTTAG